ACCCGTCACACAAGCGTCTCATCTTCGGCGAAAATCCCCGGACGAACGGCGCGAGGTCGGACACGCGGCGAACATCCTGTAGCATGGTCAGAACTCCATCCAGAGACCGTGATTCTGACCCACATTCTAACCCACATTCTAACCGGTTCTCGTATGTCACAACTTTGGGAAATGAGGTCAGAAGGCTCTCTTGTCGATCCCGTTCGGCGTGGGCTAGCATCTCTGCTATATCCGGAGCAAACCTCCGGGATCGCGTTGTCGCCTACGCGGAGGAGTGCACCATGTCGAATTCGGGCTATCGCGTTGCCATCGTCGGCGCTACCGGAGCCGTCGGGGTCCTGATGCGCGAGATCATCGAGGAGCGCAACTTTCCCGTTCGGTCGCTCCGGCTTCTCGCGTCGTCCAGATCCGTCGACAAGACGTTCCAGTTCCACGGTGACGCGGTCGCCGTTGAGGAGTTGAATGAGACGTCGTTCGAGGGCATCGACTACGTCTTCAGCTCGGCAGGTGGTTCGATCAGCAAGCAGTTCCTTCCGCACGCCGTCAAGGCAGGGGCGGTTTGCGTCGACAACACCTCGGCTTTCCGCATGGATCCGAACGTGCCGCTCGTGGTTCCAGAGGTGAACCCGGAGGCAGCGTTCAAGCACCAGGGCATCATCGCCAATCCGAACTGCTCGACGATCCAGATGGTTGTCGTGCTGAAGCCGCTGCACGACTTGGCAAAGATTCGTCGCGTAGTCGTGTCGACCTACCAGGGCGTGTCCGGCGCGGGGGCGCAGGCGATGGCGGAAGCCCGCGAGCAGATCGCCGCCGCGCTCAACGGCGAGTCGTTCGACAGCAAGAAGTTTCTCCACCCAATCGCGTTCAACTGCATTCCGCAGATTCCGCATGGCGCCGGTTCCAGCCCATTCAATGCCGACGGTTACTCCGAAGAAGAGGTCAAGATGATCAAGGAGACCGTCAAGATCCTGGGCGATCCGAGTGTGCGCGTCACGGCGACGACGGTGCGAGTGCCGGTACTCGTCGGCCACTCCGAGTCGGTCAACATCCAGACGGAGACCAAGCTGACCGCCGCCGAGGCGCGTCTGGCGTTGAGCAAGGCTCCCGGAATCACGGTCGTCGACGATCCCGCGAACGGGCAGTACCCGTTGCCGATCCACGCGGCGGGCAAAGACGACACGTTCGTCGGCCGTATCCGAGAGGACCATTCGGCGGACAACGCGCTGAACCTG
This window of the Candidatus Poribacteria bacterium genome carries:
- a CDS encoding aspartate-semialdehyde dehydrogenase; its protein translation is MSNSGYRVAIVGATGAVGVLMREIIEERNFPVRSLRLLASSRSVDKTFQFHGDAVAVEELNETSFEGIDYVFSSAGGSISKQFLPHAVKAGAVCVDNTSAFRMDPNVPLVVPEVNPEAAFKHQGIIANPNCSTIQMVVVLKPLHDLAKIRRVVVSTYQGVSGAGAQAMAEAREQIAAALNGESFDSKKFLHPIAFNCIPQIPHGAGSSPFNADGYSEEEVKMIKETVKILGDPSVRVTATTVRVPVLVGHSESVNIQTETKLTAAEARLALSKAPGITVVDDPANGQYPLPIHAAGKDDTFVGRIREDHSADNALNLWIVADNLRKGAALNSVQIAELLVA